Proteins from a single region of Ailuropoda melanoleuca isolate Jingjing chromosome 15, ASM200744v2, whole genome shotgun sequence:
- the LOC100465100 gene encoding polypeptide N-acetylgalactosaminyltransferase 4 has product MAVRWTWAGKSCLLLALLTVAYILVELSVSTFHASPAADLSRERGPKQLSDPWEKAEDLSRPLYKKPPADSHALGEWGKASKLQLSEGELKQQEELIERYAINIYLSDRISLHRHIEDKRMYECKSRKFDYRRLPTTSVIIAFYNEAWSTLLRTIHSVLETSPAVLLKEIILVDDLSDRVYLKTQLETYISNLDRVRLIRTNKREGLVRARLIGATFATGDVLTFLDCHCECNSGWLEPLLERISKDETTVVCPVIDTIDWNTFEFYMQTGEPMIGGFDWRLTFQWHSVPKHERDRRKSRIDPIRSPTMAGGLFAVSKKYFQYLGTYDTGMEVWGGENLELSFRVWQCGGKLEIHPCSHVGHVFPKRAPYARPNFLQNTARAAEVWMDEYKEHFYNRNPPARKEAYGDISERKLLRERLKCQSFDWYLKNVFSNLHVPEDRPGWHGAVRSMGISSECLDYNSPDNNPTGANLSLFGCHGQGGNQFFEYTSNKEIRFNSVTELCAEVPEQKKYVGMQNCPKDGFPIPANIIWHFKEDGTIFHPHSGLCLSAFRTPEGRPDVQMRTCDALDKNQIWKFEK; this is encoded by the coding sequence ATGGCCGTGAGGTGGACCTGGGCAGGCAAAAGCTGTCTGTTGCTGGCGCTTTTAACAGTGGCCTATATCCTGGTGGAACTCTCGGTCTCTACTTTCCATGCCTCCCCAGCAGCCGACCTTTCCAGGGAGCGGGGGCCAAAACAGCTTTCAGACCCCTGGGAAAAGGCTGAGGATTTGTCTCGACCGCTCTATAAGAAGCCCCCTGCAGACTCGCATGCActtggggagtgggggaaagcCAGCAAACTCCAGCTCAGCGAGGGTGAATTGAAGCAGCAAGAAGAACTTATTGAGAGATATGCCATTAATATTTATCTCAGTGACAGGATTTCCCTGCATCGCCACATAGAGGATAAAAGAATGTATGAGTGTAAATCCAGGAAGTTTGATTATAGGAGACTTCCCACCACCTCTGTTATCATTGCTTTCTATAATGAAGCCTGGTCGACTTTGCTCCGCACCATCCACAGTGTTTTAGAAACTTCTCCTGCGGTCCTTTTGAAGGAGATCATCTTAGTGGATGACTTGAGTGACAGAGTTTATTTGAAGACACAGCTTGAAACTTACATCAGCAATCTTGATAGAGTCCGCTTGATTAGAACAAATAAGCGGGAGGGGCTGGTTAGAGCCCGCCTGATTGGGGCCACGTTTGCCACTGGGGATGTCCTCACTTTCCTGGATTGTCACTGTGAGTGTAATTCTGGTTGGTTAGAACCACTTTTGGAAAGAATTAGTAAAGATGAGACGACAGTTGTTTGTCCTGTTATAGACACCATTGATTGGAATACTTTTGAATTCTATATGCAGACTGGGGAGCCCATGATTGGTGGATTTGACTGGCGCTTAACTTTCCAGTGGCATTCTGTCCCCAAACATGAAAGGGACAGACGGAAATCGAGAATTGACCCGATCAGATCACCTACCATGGCTGGAGGACTGTTTGCTGTCagcaagaaatattttcagtacCTTGGAACATACGACACTGGAATGGAAGTGTGGGGAGGTGAAAACCTTGAGCTGTCTTTTAGGGTGTGGCAGTGTGGAGGTAAATTGGAGATCCACCCGTGTTCCCATGTGGGCCATGTATTCCCCAAGCGGGCGCCATATGCTCGGCCCAATTTCCTACAGAATACTGCTCGGGCAGCGGAAGTGTGGATGGACGAGTACAAAGAACATTTCTACAATCGAAACCCTCCAGCAAGGAAAGAAGCTTATGGtgatatttctgaaagaaaattactACGAGAACGGCTGAAGTGCCAGAGTTTTGACTGGTATTTGAAAAACGTGTTTTCTAATTTACACGTTCCAGAGGATAGGCCAGGCTGGCATGGAGCTGTTCGCAGTATGGGAATCTCTTCTGAATGTTTAGATTATAATTCTCCTGACAACAATCCCACAGGTGCTAACCTTTCCCTGTTTGGATGCCATGGTCAAGGAGGCAATCAATTCTTTGAATATActtcaaacaaagaaataaggtTTAACTCTGTGACAGAGTTATGTGCAGAGGTTCCTGAGcaaaaaaaatatgtaggaatGCAAAATTGTCCAAAAGATGGGTTCCCTATCCCAGCAAACattatttggcattttaaagaAGATGGAACCATTTTTCATCCACACTCGGGGCTGTGTCTTAGTGCTTTTCGGACACCTGAGGGTCGGCCTGATGTTCAGATGAGAACTTGTGACGCTCTAGATAAAAATCAAATCTGGAAGTTTGAGAAATAG